Proteins found in one Oryza glaberrima chromosome 4, OglaRS2, whole genome shotgun sequence genomic segment:
- the LOC127771324 gene encoding MADS-box transcription factor 25: MGRGKIAIKRIDNTTNRQVTFSKRRGGLMKKARELAILCDADVGLIVFSCTGRLYDFSSSSMKSIIERYQEAGEEHCRLLNPMSEAKFWQREVTTLRQQVQNLHHNNRQLLGEEISNFTVRDLQLLQNQVEMSLHSIRNKKDQLLAEEILKLNEKGSLVQKENSELRQKFNIAHQRNIELHKKLNCGESTSSEQVTRSSKDPGESSTPRESRVCIDIELSQKGVEDE; encoded by the exons ATGGGGAGAGGGAAGATTGCCATCAAGAGGATCGACAACACGACGAACCGGCAGGTGACCTTCTCGAAGCGGCGCGGCGGGCTGATGAAGAAGGCCCGGGAGCTGGCCATCCTCTGCGACGCCGACGTCGGCCTCATCGTCTTCTCCTGCACCGGCCGCCTCTACGACTTCTCCAGCTCAAG CATGAAATCAATAATAGAGCGGTACCAGGAGGCAGGAGAGGAGCATTGTCGGTTGCTGAACCCAATGTCAGAGGCAAAG TTTTGGCAGCGGGAGGTTACAACTTTGAGGCAGCAAGTGCAAAACTTACACCACAACAACAG GCAACTTTTGGGAGAGGAAATCTCCAACTTCACAGTTAGAGATCTGCAGCTTCTCCAGAACCAAGTTGAGATGAGCCTGCATTCCATAAGAAATAAAAAG GATCAACTTTTGGCAGAGGAGATTCTAAAACTCAATGAAAAG GGTTCTCTTGTTCAAAAGGAGAACAGTGAACTTCGCCAGAAGTTCAACATTGCTCATCAACGCAACATAGAATTACACAAGAAG CTTAACTGTGGAGAAAGCACGTCAAGTGAGCAAGTTACCAGAAGCTCAAAGGATCCTGGAGAATCGAGTACGCCCCGTGAGTCACGTGTGTGTATTGACATTGAATTGAGTCAAAAAGGAGTTGAAGATGAATAA
- the LOC127770076 gene encoding UDP-glycosyltransferase 90A2-like — protein sequence MAAAGHDGQLPHVAIFPFMARGHTVPMTHLACLLRRRCLAAVTFFTTPGNAPFVRGQLDDDVAVVELPFPDHVVARGAAEGVEALDSLFPLPAFVEAVSALRPGLEASLAAARPRVGLLVADAFLHWAHASAAALGVPTVAFLGGNMFATIMRDVILRDNPAAALLSGGGGAEAATFAVPEFPHVHLTLADIPVPFNHPSPEGPIMELNAKLGKAIAGSNGLIVNTFDAMEGRYVEHWNRDHRAGHRAWPIGPLCLAHGGIGTGTGAVEPSWMKWLDEKAAAGRAVLYVALGTAMAIPDAQLREVAGGLEAAAAAGVDFLWAVRPSDADLGAGFEERVEGRGMVVREWVDQWRILQHGCVRGFLSHCGWNSAVEGVAAGVPLAAWPMGAEQPLNAMLVVDELRVGVRVPPAPATATGGHGGLVGSEVIARVARELMMMVGEGKGGGGEAARNVAALAAKAREAVAEGGSSWKALEEMVATLCRPVEADTPFLPK from the coding sequence ATGGCGGCGGCTGGTCACGACGGGCAGCTCCCCCACGTCGCCATCTTCCCGTTCATGGCCAGGGGCCACACCGTCCCGATGACCCACCTCGCctgccttctccgccgccgctgcctcgccgccgtcaccttcTTCACCACCCCGGGCAACGCGCCGTTCGTCCGGGGACAGCTCGACGATGACGTGGCCGTCGTGGAGCTTCCCTTCCCGGACCATGTCGTCGCCCGCGGCGCCGCGGAGGGCGTCGAGGCCCTCGACTCCCTGTTCCCCCTTCCGGCGTTCGTCGAGGCGGTGTCGGCGCTCCGGCCGGGGCTGGaggcgtcgctcgccgccgctcggccccgcgtcggcctcctcgtcgccgacgcgtTCCTGCACTGGGcgcacgcctccgccgccgcgctcggcgtCCCGACGGTGGCGTTCCTCGGCGGGAACATGTTCGCGACGATCATGCGCGACGTGATCCTCCGCGACAacccggccgccgcgctgctgtctggcggcggcggcgccgaggcggcgACGTTCGCCGTGCCGGAGTTCCCGCACGTCCACCTCACGCTCGCCGACATCCCGGTCCCCTTCAACCACCCGTCCCCGGAGGGTCCGATCATGGAGCTGAACGCCAAGCTAGGGAAGGCCATCGCCGGCAGCAACGGCCTCatcgtcaacaccttcgacgcCATGGAAGGCCGCTACGTTGAGCACTGGAACCGTGACCACCGCGCCGGCCACAGGGCGTGGCCCATAGGCCCGCTCTGCCTCGCCCATGGCGGCatcggcaccggcaccggcgccgtcgagccCTCATGGATGAAGTGGCTGGACGAGAAGGCGGCCGCCGGGAGAGCCGTGCTGTACGTCGCGCTCGGCACCGCCATGGCCATCCCGGACGCGCAGCTCAGGGAGGTCGCCGGCGGGCTGgaagccgccgcggccgcgggcgtCGACTTCCTGTGGGCCGTGCGCCCCAGCGACGCCGACCTCGGCGCCGGCTTCGAGGAGCGCGTGGAGGGGAGAGGCATGGTGGTGCGGGAGTGGGTGGACCAATGGCGGATCCTGCAGCACGGCTGCGTGAGGGGCTTCCTCAgccactgcgggtggaactcggcggtggagggcgtcgccgccggcgtgccgctGGCGGCGTGGCCGATGGGCGCCGAGCAGCCGCTCAACGCGATGCTCGTCGTCGACGAGCTGCGCGTCGGGGTCAgggtgccgccggcgccggcgacggcgacgggcgggcaCGGCGGGCTGGTCGGAAGCGAGGTGATCGCGCGCGTGGCGAGGGAGCTGATGATGATGGTCGGGGaggggaagggcggcggcggcgaggcggcgaggaacGTCGCCGCGCTGGCGGCGAAGGCGCGAGAAGCAGTCGCCGAGGGCGGGTCGTCGTGGAAGGCGCTGGAGGAGATGGTCGCCACGCTCTGCCGCCCTGTCGAAGCAGATACACCATtcctcccaaaataa
- the LOC127769338 gene encoding agamous-like MADS-box protein AGL80 yields the protein MACKKVKLQRIVIDVKRRVTLMKRLKGLTKKVSEFATLFLMVYGEVEVQATKVWPSVWEAAKVLEHFKAMPQLDRYKKMSNLEGILNEQVDKLKEQLHKVGRDADENEAKLLLIEALNGRRPSLKGLTIEQITSLGWMANARLKIVNDRLKKLCEQGLIPASMSLSSTEVLPYTMVGYIAVDEAPIQREGWLMDVARGISSMGYSRFGGSNGSGTAESNGDMV from the coding sequence ATGGCTTGCAAGAAGGTGAAGCTTCAGCGGATCGTCATTGATGTGAAGCGGCGGGTGACATTGATGAAGCGTCTCAAGGGCTTGACGAAGAAGGTTAGTGAGTTCGCAACACTATTCCTCATGGTGTACGGTGAAGTTGAGGTGCAAGCAACGAAGGTTTGGCCGTCGGTGTGGGAGGCGGCCAAAGTTCTTGAGCACTTCAAGGCCATGCCGCAACTGGACAGATACAAGAAGATGAGCAACCTAGAGGGCATCCTGAACGAGCAGGTCGACAAGCTCAAAGAGCAGTTGCACAAGGTGGGACGCGATGCTGATGAAAACGAGGCCAAGCTACTCCTCATTGAAGCTCTCAATGGTCGCCGCCCGAGCCTCAAGGGGCTCACCATCGAGCAGATTACCAGCCTCGGATGGATGGCAAATGCACGCCTCAAGATTGTCAACGACCGTCTCAAGAAGCTCTGTGAACAAGGCCTCATACCAGCATCCATGTCATTGTCGAGCACGGAGGTACTGCCTTACACCATGGTGGGCTACATAGCTGTGGATGAGGCACCAATCCAGAGGGAGGGATGGCTGATGGATGTTGCAAGGGGCATTAGCTCAATGGGGTACAGTCGGTTCGGAGGTAGTAACGGAAGCGGCACAGCTGAATCCAATGGTGACATGGTTTAG